A single region of the Anaerococcus urinomassiliensis genome encodes:
- a CDS encoding zinc ribbon domain-containing protein, with protein sequence MKRKHYNLISIALWIVALILIFAFNNPFATSITWNIVLAILLAVVGIILYFAANKCPYCNSLINDYLLKPAKYCPHCGKDISKF encoded by the coding sequence ATGAAAAGAAAACACTATAACCTAATATCTATAGCCTTGTGGATTGTGGCTTTGATTTTAATTTTCGCCTTTAATAATCCCTTTGCTACAAGTATCACTTGGAATATAGTTCTAGCTATATTACTTGCTGTTGTTGGTATTATATTGTATTTTGCTGCCAATAAGTGTCCATATTGCAATAGTCTAATTAATGATTATTTACTAAAACCAGCTAAATATTGCCCACACTGTGGCAAAGATATTTCTAAATTTTAG
- a CDS encoding peptidylprolyl isomerase: protein MQNNPILTIEIENGDIIKAELYPEIAPNTVNNFISLVKQGFYDGIIFHRVIKGFMIQGGDPEATGMGGPGYSIRGEFRSNGFENNLKHSAGVLSMARSMMPNSAGSQFFIMHKDSPHLDGDYAAFGKVIEGMEVVDKIAETVTDRSDRPKEEQKMKKVTVDTFGENYPEPEKM from the coding sequence ATGCAAAATAACCCAATACTTACAATAGAAATTGAAAATGGCGATATAATAAAAGCTGAACTTTATCCTGAAATCGCCCCAAATACAGTTAATAACTTCATATCCCTAGTTAAACAAGGATTTTATGATGGGATAATCTTCCATAGAGTTATAAAAGGATTTATGATCCAAGGTGGAGATCCAGAGGCAACTGGCATGGGTGGCCCAGGATATTCTATAAGGGGTGAATTTAGGTCAAATGGTTTTGAAAACAATTTGAAACATAGCGCTGGAGTTTTATCAATGGCAAGATCTATGATGCCAAACTCTGCTGGTAGCCAATTTTTCATCATGCATAAGGATAGTCCACATCTAGATGGTGACTATGCTGCATTCGGTAAAGTTATTGAGGGAATGGAAGTAGTCGACAAGATTGCAGAAACTGTAACAGACAGATCCGATAGACCAAAAGAAGAACAAAAAATGAAAAAAGTTACAGTTGATACTTTCGGAGAAAACTACCCAGAGCCAGAAAAAATGTAA
- a CDS encoding aggregation-promoting factor C-terminal-like domain-containing protein, which translates to MFNFKKYALAAALIVPSVIGFSAKDADAAKVIIDKELASAVNVRSQAKMGDNVLGLISNEEKAYEIKSNEGDWLHIDFEGKDAYVAKRFFHILDEDKIIADTNFRNKPTIDSEVISVLPTGTVVEVTEIAENGYVKVKVNDKEGYVYNNLLESFRKANEKKYATQATTSTSNNNVAASQPTQTYKYVETTQTNQQPAQQTQQTQQSYQGSSSWAKEWIAQRESNGSYTAYNPNGGYYGRYQLNPSLVHYGASPAEQEAAADNYVAQRYGSWEAAQQFWAANGWY; encoded by the coding sequence ATGTTTAATTTTAAAAAGTATGCCCTAGCAGCAGCACTAATAGTTCCAAGTGTAATTGGATTTTCTGCAAAAGATGCAGATGCAGCTAAGGTTATTATCGACAAAGAACTAGCAAGTGCAGTAAATGTAAGAAGCCAAGCAAAAATGGGAGATAATGTATTAGGACTTATCTCAAATGAAGAAAAAGCATATGAAATCAAATCTAATGAAGGAGATTGGCTACACATAGATTTTGAGGGTAAAGATGCATATGTAGCAAAAAGATTCTTCCACATATTAGATGAAGATAAAATCATTGCAGATACAAACTTTAGAAACAAACCAACAATTGATTCTGAAGTTATCAGTGTACTTCCTACTGGAACAGTAGTAGAAGTTACAGAAATTGCTGAAAATGGTTATGTAAAAGTAAAAGTAAATGACAAAGAAGGTTATGTTTACAACAACCTACTTGAATCATTTAGAAAAGCTAATGAAAAGAAATACGCTACACAAGCTACAACAAGTACATCAAATAATAATGTAGCAGCTAGCCAACCAACACAAACATATAAATATGTAGAAACAACACAAACTAACCAACAACCAGCACAACAAACTCAACAAACTCAACAATCATACCAAGGATCATCAAGCTGGGCAAAAGAATGGATAGCTCAAAGAGAATCTAACGGTTCATACACAGCTTACAATCCAAATGGTGGTTACTACGGTAGATACCAATTAAATCCATCACTAGTTCACTACGGGGCATCACCAGCTGAACAAGAAGCTGCAGCTGATAACTATGTTGCACAAAGATACGGATCATGGGAAGCAGCTCAACAATTCTGGGCAGCTAATGGTTGGTATTAA
- a CDS encoding nitroreductase family protein: MDFYDVLSKRVSTRKFTDEKVNGEDIKTLIDAANKAPIAMGQYDSSRLTVIEDRNLIKEISQEYKDFTGKDSDALYNAPVFIIFSSNKDNTSKYEDAGCVLENIALAATNLNLGSCYIRGLVNKLGNEAKYIDKLMLDRGYYPVSGIIVGHSEDELKGKDHKILTNHI, from the coding sequence ATGGATTTTTATGATGTATTAAGTAAACGTGTTTCTACAAGAAAGTTCACAGACGAAAAAGTAAATGGGGAGGATATAAAAACACTAATTGATGCTGCAAACAAAGCTCCTATTGCCATGGGCCAATACGATAGCTCAAGGCTTACAGTTATAGAGGATAGGAATCTTATCAAAGAGATTAGCCAGGAGTACAAAGACTTTACAGGCAAGGATAGTGATGCTCTTTATAATGCTCCAGTCTTTATAATTTTTTCATCCAACAAAGACAATACTTCCAAATACGAGGATGCAGGCTGCGTTTTGGAAAATATTGCCCTTGCTGCTACAAATCTAAATCTTGGTTCTTGCTATATAAGAGGCCTAGTTAACAAGCTAGGAAATGAGGCCAAATACATAGATAAGCTTATGCTAGATAGGGGATACTATCCAGTTAGTGGTATTATAGTTGGCCATAGCGAAGATGAGCTTAAGGGCAAAGATCATAAGATATTGACAAATCATATTTGA
- a CDS encoding fructose-bisphosphatase class III, with protein MDESYYKLLKENYNSKREVRNELISLSSKLYLPKGTEYFFSDIHGEASAFLQLLKSASGNIREKTSINFGDTLLKEEQDRLTELVYNPKEVLHELELKNELTEDFLTINIHRLISLFRFVSTKYAKDYVKEKFGDLFSPIVDELLYTNDSEYNKKTYYDKLIENVVKYGAAKDFIILISTFIQRISVDKLHVVGDIFDRGPAPQVIIDELIGFPNIDIQWGNHDIEWMGAVCGNEALTAACLANAIQYSNFDMLEDGYAINLRPLYEFAMTTYGDDPAEIFMPRVFDKNLYDNINDEVAAKMFKAISIIRYKLDGTLLERNPEFKMDDRNFLRHIDYKNMTYKGVALKDTNLPTVDPEDPLRLTEEEKCVISTLQKDFKRSVKLNKHIKFLYENGSLYKVENGSLLFHGCIPLNEDGSFTEIEIKGKKYCGKSLMDKLEKITRDAYYKNDEYSIDFIWYLFNGKYSPIFGKSQFSYFENLFVDDKKLREEVYNPYFSLCNKEEIVEMILDEFEVKSDRRRIINGHVPVKTKKGDSPVKAKGKLYVIDGGISKPYQAKTGIAGYTLVFNSHSVSLAEHSNYESITDEVSSYKPNIREVEVLHPRMLIKDTDEGKTIQERINVLEKLLENYDNL; from the coding sequence ATGGATGAAAGTTATTACAAATTATTAAAAGAGAACTACAATTCAAAAAGAGAAGTAAGAAACGAACTAATTTCCCTTAGTTCAAAACTATACCTACCAAAGGGAACAGAATATTTTTTCTCTGACATCCACGGAGAAGCCAGTGCATTTTTGCAACTATTAAAGTCTGCATCAGGCAATATAAGGGAAAAAACTTCTATAAACTTTGGCGATACCTTGCTTAAAGAAGAACAAGATAGGCTAACCGAACTTGTTTATAATCCAAAAGAAGTCTTGCACGAATTGGAATTAAAAAACGAGCTTACAGAAGACTTTCTAACTATCAATATTCACAGGCTCATAAGTCTATTTAGATTTGTATCTACAAAGTACGCCAAAGACTATGTAAAGGAAAAGTTTGGCGACTTATTCTCACCTATTGTAGATGAATTACTCTATACTAATGATTCCGAATACAACAAGAAAACCTATTATGACAAACTAATAGAAAATGTTGTAAAGTATGGAGCTGCCAAAGATTTTATCATACTAATTTCAACTTTTATCCAAAGAATAAGTGTCGACAAACTACATGTTGTTGGCGATATATTTGACAGAGGACCTGCTCCTCAAGTCATAATTGATGAGCTTATAGGATTCCCAAATATTGATATTCAGTGGGGCAACCACGATATAGAATGGATGGGTGCAGTTTGTGGCAACGAGGCTCTTACAGCTGCCTGTCTTGCAAATGCCATCCAATACAGTAACTTTGATATGCTTGAAGATGGTTATGCTATAAATCTTAGACCTTTGTATGAATTTGCCATGACAACATACGGCGATGATCCAGCTGAGATTTTTATGCCTAGAGTTTTTGACAAGAACTTATATGACAATATAAACGATGAAGTTGCTGCAAAGATGTTTAAGGCTATTTCAATAATCAGATACAAGCTTGATGGAACACTCCTAGAAAGAAATCCAGAGTTTAAGATGGATGACAGAAATTTCCTAAGACATATAGACTACAAAAACATGACCTACAAGGGTGTGGCCCTAAAAGATACAAATCTTCCTACAGTAGATCCAGAGGACCCTCTAAGACTAACAGAAGAGGAAAAATGTGTAATATCTACCCTACAAAAAGATTTTAAACGCAGTGTGAAATTAAACAAGCACATAAAGTTCTTATACGAAAACGGAAGCTTATACAAAGTAGAAAATGGTTCTTTGTTATTCCATGGTTGTATTCCACTAAATGAAGATGGATCTTTCACAGAAATTGAAATAAAGGGCAAAAAATATTGTGGCAAGAGCCTTATGGATAAGCTTGAAAAAATCACTCGTGATGCTTACTACAAAAACGACGAATACTCCATAGACTTTATCTGGTATCTCTTTAATGGCAAATATTCCCCTATTTTTGGCAAATCTCAATTTTCATACTTTGAAAATTTATTTGTAGATGACAAGAAACTAAGAGAAGAAGTCTACAACCCATATTTCTCACTTTGCAACAAGGAAGAAATTGTAGAAATGATTTTGGACGAATTTGAAGTCAAAAGTGACAGAAGAAGAATCATAAACGGACACGTCCCTGTAAAAACCAAAAAAGGAGACAGTCCAGTAAAGGCAAAAGGAAAACTATATGTAATAGACGGTGGCATATCCAAACCTTACCAAGCCAAAACCGGCATAGCAGGATACACTTTAGTCTTTAACTCCCACTCAGTTTCCCTGGCAGAGCACAGCAATTACGAATCCATCACAGATGAGGTAAGTTCTTACAAGCCAAATATTAGAGAAGTCGAAGTCCTTCATCCAAGGATGCTAATCAAAGATACTGACGAAGGCAAAACTATCCAAGAAAGAATCAATGTTCTTGAAAAACTATTGGAAAATTACGACAATCTATAG